In Apium graveolens cultivar Ventura chromosome 10, ASM990537v1, whole genome shotgun sequence, the following are encoded in one genomic region:
- the LOC141693269 gene encoding kinesin-like protein KIN-6: protein MVNPIVEDFMKGKSGMLAALGPSGSGKTHMIFGTTRQPGMILLALRRIFLGTEGNGAQPSGTFYLSMFEICSERERIEELEWLLCKVEKLLKHNFPRCTL, encoded by the exons ATGGTGAACCCGATAGTAGAGGATTTTATGAAAGGGAAGAGTGGGATGTTAGCTGCATTAGGTCCCAGTGGTTCTGGAAAGACGCATATGATATTTGGGACTACTAGGCAGCCTGGAATGATTCTGTTAGCTCTACGAAGGATATTTTTGGGTACTGAAGGCAATGGAGCTCAGCCGTCTGG GACATTTTATCTGTCTATGTTTGAGATATGTTCGGAGCGAGAAAGAATTGAG GAACTAGAATGGCTCTTATGTAAGGTTGAGAAATTGTTAAAGCATAACTTCCCCAGATGCACCTTATGA